The following proteins come from a genomic window of Larimichthys crocea isolate SSNF chromosome XV, L_crocea_2.0, whole genome shotgun sequence:
- the racgap1 gene encoding rac GTPase-activating protein 1, whose translation MDSAVLNLQSLYDQLRTQVELLNENIEPNFIQMAQNFDDCRRKWLRTERELGSCKEVLTKAQTERGALEVKLKHARNQVDVEIRRRQKAEADCEKLDRQIQLIRDLLTSEGSSNSIQLSAEQRSALAFLSTNCQPAANLNTSRRLKTIDESASILSDISYDKTDDSLDWDSSTVRTVRLKKREKRRSSSRNHVDGPPLVSKRSRSSGRALGDMGNETLVTKTTVTVPANGGPVEAVSTIETVPYWTRSRRKTAAMEWDSESVRSEEVFKQPANPDGEIKMQPSTPQNHGGVRLHEFVSKTVIKPESCVPCGKRIKFGKISLKCRDCRVVSHPECRERCPLPCIPNLGGTPVRIGEGVLADYVSGTSPMIPPLVVHCISEIEQRGLNEAGLYRLSGADRTVKELKEKFLRGKAVPVLSKVDDIHAVTGLLKDFLRNLKEPLLTFRLNRTFMDAAEVSDDDNSIALMYQTISDLPQPNRDTLAFLVLHLKRVADSLDTRMDISNLARVFGPTIVGHAVANPDPMTILQDTKRQPKVVERLLALPADYWGQFVMAESEQPNLDHLIIENANCYATPERNMGVSMLGPLTTPEHQLNKTPSSSSLSQRMKSSLTPRFGGKSKSAVGFSRQGKFFASPLLK comes from the exons ATGGACTCGGCTGTGCTAAACCTCCAGAGCTTATACGATCAGCTCAGGACGCAGGTTGAGCTTCTCAACGAGAACATTGAACCCA ACTTCATCCAGATGGCACAAAACTTTGATGACTGCCGTCGCAAATGGCTGAGGACGGAGCGAGAGCTGGGGTCTTGCAAAGAGGTGCTCACCAAAGCACAAACGGAGAGGGGAGCCTTGGAGGTCAAACTAAAACACGCCCGCAACCAAGTAGACGTGGAGATCCGGCGGAGGCAAAAGGCAGAGGCTGATTGTGAGAAGCTG GACCGTCAGATTCAGTTGATCCGGGACCTCCTGACCAGCGAGGGATCCAGTAACAGCATTCAGCTGAGTGCAGAGCAGCGATCAGCTCTGGCCTTCCTCAGCACAAACTGCCAGCCGGCAGCCAACCTGAATACCAGCCGGAG ACTGAAGACGATAGATGAGTCCGCCTCCATCTTGTCAGACATCAGCTACGACAAAACTGATGACTCACTT GATTGGGACTCCTCCACTGTGAGAACAGTGCGACTCAAGAAACGAGAAAAAAGG CGCTCGTCGTCGAGAAATCATGTAGACGGTCCTCCACTTGTCTCCAAACGGTCTCGATCATCAGGCAGAGCTTTGGGCGACATG GGAAATGAGACCCTTGTGACAAAAACCACAGTCACCGTCCCTGCGAATGGAGGGCCTGTTGAGGCAGTTTCAACCATTGAGACTGTTCCTTACTGGACTCGCAGCAGGAGAAAGACTG CTGCCATGGAGTGGGACTCTGAATCTGTCAGGTCTGAGGAAGTCTTCAAGCAGCCTGCCAACCCTGACGGAGAGATAAAAATGCAGCCCAGCACACCGCAGAACCACGGGGGTGTGCGTCTTCACGAGTTTGTCTCCAAAACT GTCATTAAGCCTGAGTCGTGCGTACCCTGCGGGAAGAGGATCAAGTTTGGGAAGATTTCACTGAAGTGCCGTGACTGCAGGGTGGTCTCACACCCCGAGTGCCGTGAGCGTTGCCCTCTGCCGTGCATCCCCAACCTGGGTGGCACACCGGTCCGAAtcggggag GGTGTGCTTGCAGACTACGTCTCTGGCACGTCGCCCATGATTCCTCCTCTCGTAGTTCACTGTATCAGTGAAATCGAGCAAAGGGGCCTGAATGAG GCTGGACTGTATCGTCTGTCTGGTGCCGATCGCACCGtgaaggagctgaaggagaagTTCCTCCGAGGCAAAGCTGTTCCCGTACTCAGCAAGGTGGACGACATCCACGCCGTCACTGGCCTCCTCAAGGACTTCCTGAGGAACCTCAAGGAGCCTCTTCTCACCTTCCGCCTCAACCGTACTTTCATGGATGCAGCCG AGGTTTCAGACGACGACAACAGCATCGCTCTGATGTACCAAACCATCAGCGACCTGCCACAGCCCAACAGAGACACTCTGGCTTTCTTAGTCCTTCACCTTAAGAG GGTCGCTGACAGTTTGGACACTCGGATGGACATCAGTAATTTGGCTCGAGTGTTTGGTCCGACTATCGTGGGTCACGCAGTCGCCAACCCCGATCCCATGACCATCCTACAGGATACCAAACGACAACCCAAG gTTGTCGAGCGTCTGTTGGCTCTTCCAGCCGATTACTGGGGTCAGTTTGTGATGGCGGAGAGCGAGCAGCCGAACTTGGACCACCTGATCATCGAGAACGCGAACTGCTACGCCACCCCCGAGAGGAACATGG gaGTCAGCATGCTGGGACCTCTGACCACTCCAGAGCACCAGCTCAATAAAACCCCGTCCTCCAGCTCCTTGTCTCAGCGCATGAAGTCCTCTCTGACGCCCAG ATTTGGGGGCAAGAGCAAATCGGCAGTTGGATTTTCACGCCAGGGAAAATTCTTCGCATCTCCGCTCCTCAAATAA
- the si:ch211-210c8.6 gene encoding uncharacterized protein si:ch211-210c8.6, with protein MGSDLMKCAVTDLGIQWAGWALAAAFRTEKFYDLAGSGTFILLAHLSRILGGANHVRQKVQTGLVTAWGVRLGTFLFMRILKDGHDRRFNNVRDSPGTFFVYWTIQAMWVFMTLLPTLMLNTEKQDVPLGTRDYIGWTVWGLGFAAEAVADQQKWLFKSDPDNAGKFIQSGLWAYSRHPNYFGEILQWSGLWLSASSVMQGQQYLSVASPLFVWFLLRYVSGIPILEKQAMKKWGSDPAFQDYIRNTPLLWPKF; from the exons ATGGGGAGCGATCTGATGAAATGTGCCGTCACAGATCTGGGCATCCAGTGGGCCGGCTGGGCTCTGGCTGCAGCCTTCAGGACCGAGAAGTTTTATGATTTGGCAG GATCTGGCACATTTATATTACTTGCCCACCTGAGTCGGATCCTGGGAGGAGCTAATCACGTCCGTCAGAAGGTGCAGACTGGGTTGGTGACAGCGTGGGGGGTCAG GCTGGGAACATTCCTCTTCATGCGGATCTTGAAGGACGGTCATGATCGCAGGTTTAACAATGTCAGAGACAGCCCAGGGACTTTCTTTGTATATTGGACTATCCAAG CCATGTGGGTATTTATGACCCTCCTGCCCACCCTCATGCTGAACACTGAGAAGCAAGATGTGCCTCTGGGAACGAGAGACTACATTGGCTGGACCGTATGGGGCCTTGGATTTGCCGCTGAGGCTGTTGCTGACCAGCAGAAATGGCTTTTCAAGAGTGACCCAGATAACGCT GGGAAGTTCATCCAGAGCGGACTGTGGGCCTACAGCAGACACCCAAACTATTTTGGAGAGATCCTGCAGTGGTCCGGTCTCTGGCTCTCCGCCTCATCAGTGATGCAGGGTCAGCAGTACCTGAGTGTGGCGTCGCCTCTTTTCGTCTGGTTCTTGCTGCGCTACGTCAGCGGCATCCCCATCCTGGAGAAGCAGGCCATGAAGAAGTGGGGATCTGACCCGGCCTTCCAGGACTACATTAGAAACACTCCTCTACTCTGGCCTAAATTTTGa
- the bin2a gene encoding bridging integrator 2a, which yields MAESTSPKSSSGDFAKKVQRRLSRGKEKVLQRLGKTMESRDEEFEQSLRQFNDQQTDGNRMYKDLRNYINAVRDMREASRRLNQSLFDSYETDWAGEEDLGAIVEGEDLLWNDYEVKLLDQAVRTMETYVSQFPDVREKIGKRGRKLIDYDSSLHHLEAVQTAKKRDDIKINKAEEEKNAAKIVYEGINNELKEELPALYDSRIGCYVSVFSAVSNLRDIFYKEMGTLNLDLQNVIKELQAQHPEKVFAVKGLQRYGSLKRRSLMSPRAWKASFSEFHRNYSPKPGQRSSLKSPEKPRHSTLSRESSFLRGSSESSIPESPTSESGDPDTGTSHGENHGSPAAGEDTAAGTAGNELGEDISQVEEEKKGLKEEESEPKPAAESDNKGDGEKAPPSESSSELNNSCDSESIDEQLSAADNGPLHIEEGEDNPADFSAGLENGKVSEVKELSIPHKDAPAEIQASTDSKNTVV from the exons ATGGCTGAGAGCACGAGTCCAAAGAGCAGCTCTGGTGACTTTGCTAAAAAAGTCCAAAGACGGCTGAGCAGAGGCAAAGAAAAG GTGCTGCAAAGGCTGGGGAAGACCATggagagcagagatgaggaaTTTGAACAGTCTCTCAGACAGTTTAATGACCAGCAG aCTGATGGGAACCGAATGTACAAAGACCTGAGGAACTATATCAATGCAGTCAGAG acatgcGTGAAGCCTCGAGACGCCTCAACCAGTCTCTGTTTGATTCTTACGAAACTGACTGGGCCGGAGAGGAAGATTTAGGAGCCATTGTAGAG GGGGAGGACCTCCTGTGGAATGACTATGAGGTGAAGCTATTAGACCAGGCCGTACGCACCATGGAGACCTACGTGAGCCAGTTCCCTGATGTCAGG GAGAAAATAGGTAAAAGGGGAAGGAAGCTGATCGACTATGACTCTTCCCTTCACCACCTGGAGGCAGTGCAGACTGCTAAGAAGAGGGATGATATCAAGATAAACAAG gcagaggaagagaagaacgCTGCCAAAATCGTCTACGAGGGCATCAACAATGAATTAAAAGAAGAGCTGCCTGCGCTCTACGACag CCGCATCGGATGCTACGTCTCAGTCTTCTCCGCCGTGTCAAACCTACGAGACATCTTCTACAAGGAGATGGGCACG cTCAACCTCGATCTGCAGAATGTGATAAAGGAGCTGCAGGCTCAGCATCCGGAGAAAGTGTTTGCTGTGAAGGGACTGCAGCg GTATGGATCCCTGAAGAGACGATCCCTGATGTCCCCTCGGGCCTGGAAAGCCAGCTTTTCTGAGTTCCACAGGAACTACAGTCCTAAACCAGGCCAGAGGTCTAGCCTCAAGTCTCCGGAAAAACCCCGCCACAGCACTCTGTCCAGAGAGAGCAGCTTCCTTCGGGGCTCCTCGGAATCATCAATTCCCGAGAGCCCCACATCTGAGTCCGGCGACCCGGACACAGGAACCAGCCACGGCGAGAACCACGGTTCGCCTGCAGCAGGAGAGGACACGGCAGCGGGGACGGCCGGAAACGAGCTGGGAGAAGACATCAGTCaggtggaagaggagaagaagggctTGAAGGAAGAGGAGTCCGAGCCTAAGCCTGCCGCAGAGTCTGACAACAAGGGAGACGGTGAGAAAGCTCCACCAAGTGAGAGCAGCTCTGAACTGAACAACTCGTGTGATTCAGAGAGCATAGACGAGCAGCTGTCTGCGGCGGACAACGGCCCTCTGCACATTGAGGAAGGAGAAGACAACCCGGCAGACTTCAGCGCCGGGCTGGAGAATGGCAAAGTCTCTGAGGTTAAGGAGCTGAGCATTCCTCACAAG GATGCTCCTGCAGAAATTCAGGCATCTACGGACTCAAAAAACACAGTGGTGTAA